CCTATCAGGTTCATGTTAAGAAATCACAGGTGATCTGTATCAAACAGAAGGGTACACTACACAGTATTATGTTATTACAGaggataaaaaaatgataagggtataagaataatttttccaatatttaattgtattagTATGCAAAGAGGTGGCCCTACTCTGTTGAATGATCATAACTGCTAGACAGAAATTGATAATAATGTTCGAGAGTCTGAGAAAAAGTACTTGTCCTCAAAGTCAAGCACATGGGCCAAGTTTCACTTAGATCCTTCACATCTAATACATGATGCGGTGGGGGTCATCAAAATTACATTGAAACCTAAGCCATTAATACGAGGGAATTTATGCCTACAAAATAAGTAAGGTTTGCTCTTTCTTGAAACACTTATAAACCAGATCACTACATTCCGGAACAAGACTCAAAAGTGAGCACTTTTACCTGATTAAGCATCCACTTCAATCCAATTGCAGCTGAGCACTCATTCTTGGAAGCACTACTGAACCAATCCAAGTTGTAAACTTTATCCAAAGTCTGCACAATGGTAGAAACATTTACTCTTCTTTCTCTAACAGAAAAAATCTCCCCATTGGAGCTCACATTAATATGGCTATTCAAAAGGGTCTCAAACCACCCACTGCCTGATCTCTGATTTGACAAAATAGCAAAGAACCGCACAGGATTCCCAGCACACTCACTCCTACCAAAGCCAAAAGTCAATTAACAAGACCCCaaccaaagaaaatataacCATAAAACACATAAACTTCTTCACATTACCTGTTGAAAGACACGGGATTGGGGTAATGCAACAAAGGAACATCTGTTAGGCCAAATCGATTCCGCGAAGGCTTCTCACTTTGCAACTCCATAAGCATAGTCCTAGCATGGGTGCTTATCTGCTTTAGACACACGGAACAGATAAAAACACCGCATACCATCGAAAAGATCAGCACCGACATCCTTAACAACAAAGGCGATTTCTTCGGAGACTTTATAACCAGAATGTCCTACAACCGAAGAGAAAAACATCACAACCATatcaaaggaaagaaaaaggatactaggtaaaataaaaatctgTGCTTCAAAGGATGAAAAGGCAGTGATTTTAGAAGTAGTTGTTGGAGTCACAGAAGCCCATAAAAAGAAAGTTACATTTAAGACTAATGGGTCAGATCGAAAAATGCAGAGGGAGCTCAAAgcattcatttttttccttcctGGGTTTGATCACAGAGTGAAAGCAATAAATTTGAAACAGAAGGGTGAGGAGGGACAGATAAGGTAAGAGCCAGTTTCCAGTGtgtttgaaaagttttaaaaatggaaagaaatcaAAAACAGAGTCATGATGGTAACTTGGAAGGGTTGCTAAAAACAGAATCACATTGTTGCTCACAGCAGAAAGGAC
This genomic stretch from Vigna radiata var. radiata cultivar VC1973A chromosome 7, Vradiata_ver6, whole genome shotgun sequence harbors:
- the LOC106767227 gene encoding uncharacterized protein LOC106767227 isoform X2 yields the protein MNALSSLCIFRSDPLVLNDILVIKSPKKSPLLLRMSVLIFSMVCGVFICSVCLKQISTHARTMLMELQSEKPSRNRFGLTDVPLLHYPNPVSFNRSECAGNPVRFFAILSNQRSGSGWFETLLNSHINVSSNGEIFSVRERRVNVSTIVQTLDKVYNLDWFSSASKNECSAAIGLKWMLNQGLMEHPKEIADYFNRRGVSIIFLFRRNLLRRMVSVLANSYDRYAKLLNGAHKSHVHSTEEADTLSKYKPIINSTSLLVDLKDMEKRMAKALEYFSINRHMILYYEDLIRNRTKLKDVQDFLGLPQMELRSRQIKIHRGPLSDHIKNWDDVNKTLHGTAYECFLQTDYSS